The Nitrospirota bacterium DNA segment TGGGCGGTCGTCTTGGTTTTCCGTACGCAAGAAAAGAGGATTGCTGACACAACAAGGAAACAAATCCCCCGCGCGAACAGGCGGTCCGTCCGTGCTGGTCTTCCCGCCCTCCCGTGCATTCCGTCTACTCTACGCCTGCCGGCCCATAGGTCAAGCATGCCAGCCAGGACGGTGCGGTACTCGGCCTCCAGAGCCGAGCCACGAAGGTGAGGCATACTTGGCCGAGTGCCCCGGGGGCCGATTCCATGTGGGTTGGGGCCGAATAAACCGGTCATGCAGAATGGGGGCGAAATCAGATGGAAATGTCGAGTTCGGCCACTGGAGGGCCAGCGGAGGCCACCGGCAGGGGTTTCGGGGCGTGCGCCAGGAGACATACTTACTGGGAGTGGGTCAAGACACTCCCGATTGACCAGATTCGTAAACCGGCCAACCCGGGCAGGAAGGGGGGAAGGTTCGGGGTGAAGTCTACGCCGCAAGGCGTGACTTCTGGCCCGCGAGGGGATCGGAATACCGGAGTGCTTCTCGCGCGCTCATAACCTTGGTGGCGTCGAGGATCTCGATCTCGACCGGTACCCCTCTCTTGTCCAAGTGGACGATCACCCCCTCAGCGATGTCCCTGGAGTCCACCGGCCGACCCT contains these protein-coding regions:
- a CDS encoding DUF2283 domain-containing protein; its protein translation is MKIAYSRTADVLTIRLGKGRPVDSRDIAEGVIVHLDKRGVPVEIEILDATKVMSAREALRYSDPLAGQKSRLAA